A genome region from Natronosalvus rutilus includes the following:
- a CDS encoding DUF7344 domain-containing protein: MSTITEQVGENEAGTAESDGNIAGPTRGEIFDLLSNHRRRYAIHHLKQTDEPVELGALAEQVAAWELEKEVQGLTSAERKRVYTSLQQTHLPALERAGMVEFDARAIELTEEAEQLEVYLDIVPGDSIPWGVYYLGLSAVAAAVMAGLWFEVVPTETVPTLGWATAVVGLFAVSAVVHVLENRRNRLGEGERPQ; encoded by the coding sequence GAGCGACGGAAACATAGCCGGCCCCACTCGAGGCGAGATTTTCGACCTCCTGAGCAATCACCGTCGACGGTACGCCATCCACCACCTCAAGCAGACCGACGAACCCGTCGAACTCGGTGCGCTGGCCGAACAGGTCGCCGCCTGGGAACTCGAGAAAGAGGTACAGGGACTCACCTCCGCCGAACGTAAGCGAGTGTACACGTCGCTGCAACAGACGCACCTGCCGGCGCTCGAGCGCGCGGGAATGGTCGAGTTCGACGCTCGAGCGATCGAACTCACTGAGGAAGCCGAACAGCTCGAGGTGTACCTGGACATCGTCCCCGGTGATTCGATCCCCTGGGGCGTCTACTACCTCGGCCTCTCGGCAGTCGCCGCCGCGGTGATGGCCGGACTCTGGTTCGAGGTCGTCCCCACAGAGACGGTGCCAACGCTAGGTTGGGCGACCGCCGTCGTCGGTCTGTTCGCCGTGTCGGCGGTGGTGCACGTCTTGGAGAACCGACGGAACCGCTTGGGTGAGGGGGAACGCCCGCAATAA
- a CDS encoding zinc-binding dehydrogenase, with product MQAVTFTGHGDTDVIEYAEVPDPDVGPEDVLIDVKAGALNHLDVWTRRGLPGLDLELPHVPGSDAAGVVVDTGEAVTRFEEGDRVALSAGVSCGECEFCRRGEYPLCVSYHVIGEHVPGVHAEYAAVPQDNLIPVPEGVDWVTAGSTTLVFQTAWRMLIDRADLSAGESVLVLGASGGVGHAALQIAAHAGAEVYATGSSEEKLRYAEAHGADHVVDYEEENFADWVRTETGKRGVDVVVDYIGAGTWRDSIRSLAKGGRLVTCGGTAGPNPETDIPRIFWNQLTILGSTMATPGQVDDVMELVWDGTFEPAVREVLPMSETDRAHALLEGREGFGKVVVRPDSELE from the coding sequence ATGCAGGCTGTCACCTTCACCGGCCACGGAGACACCGACGTGATCGAGTACGCCGAGGTTCCCGACCCCGACGTCGGCCCCGAGGACGTGCTCATCGACGTGAAGGCAGGCGCGCTCAACCACCTCGACGTCTGGACCCGTCGCGGGCTTCCCGGACTCGACCTCGAGCTGCCTCACGTCCCCGGCAGCGACGCGGCGGGGGTCGTCGTCGACACCGGCGAGGCCGTCACCCGGTTCGAGGAAGGCGACCGGGTCGCCCTCTCCGCGGGCGTCTCCTGTGGCGAGTGTGAGTTCTGTCGACGCGGGGAGTACCCGCTCTGTGTCTCCTACCACGTCATCGGGGAGCACGTCCCCGGCGTCCACGCCGAGTACGCCGCCGTCCCCCAGGACAACCTGATTCCCGTTCCCGAGGGCGTCGACTGGGTGACCGCGGGGTCGACCACCCTCGTCTTCCAGACCGCCTGGCGCATGCTGATCGACCGCGCGGATCTCTCGGCCGGCGAGTCCGTGCTCGTGCTGGGTGCCAGTGGCGGCGTCGGCCACGCCGCCCTCCAGATCGCCGCCCACGCGGGCGCGGAGGTGTACGCCACCGGAAGCAGCGAGGAGAAACTGCGATACGCCGAGGCCCACGGCGCCGACCACGTCGTCGACTACGAGGAGGAGAACTTCGCCGACTGGGTGCGCACAGAGACCGGCAAGCGCGGCGTCGACGTCGTCGTCGACTACATCGGCGCCGGTACCTGGCGCGACTCCATCCGGAGCCTCGCGAAGGGCGGGCGCCTCGTCACCTGCGGCGGCACCGCCGGGCCGAACCCCGAGACCGACATCCCCCGCATCTTCTGGAACCAGCTCACGATCCTGGGCTCGACGATGGCCACCCCCGGCCAGGTCGACGACGTGATGGAACTCGTCTGGGACGGCACGTTCGAGCCCGCCGTCCGCGAGGTGCTCCCGATGAGCGAGACTGACCGCGCCCACGCCCTCCTTGAAGGCCGCGAAGGGTTCGGGAAGGTCGTCGTTCGGCCGGATAGCGAACTCGAGTAG
- a CDS encoding ribosome biogenesis/translation initiation ATPase RLI, with the protein MAKDSIAVVDLDRCQPDRCNYECKNYCPPNRTGKECITLRGEEADEGQPEQIRISEEICLGETCGICVEKCPFDAIEIINLPQELQDDPAHRYGENAFSLYGLPAPQEGRVTGILGPNGIGKTTAVRILAGELEPNLGRFENPPGWDDVLEAYRGTEIQDYLEAVRDGDLSVARKPQYVDQIPKQFDGNTRELLERTNERDALEYLVERLSIGPVMDQSIDDLSGGELQRVALAATLARDTDFYFLDEITPYLDIGQRVTAARLIRELAEDEGKSMLVVEHDLAVLDLLADTLHVAYGEPGAYGVITTPKSVRNGINEYLAGYLENENMRIRPNPIEFEEHAPRSATRGDTLVEYPDLVKSYGDGEFSLKVEGGEIRKNEVLGVVGPNGIGKSTFAKLLTGALEPDEGEAELDLEISYKPQYVTIDQPMRVDAFLASITDQFGSSYWNTEIAGPLQLERIMEQSLSDLSGGERQRVAIAACLSDSADLYLLDEPSAHLDVEQRVQATRAIRRYAEQQDATVLVIDHDIYMIDLLADRLMVFDGEPAVHGRAGTPQSMRGGMNEFLANLEVTFRRDERTSRPRINKPDSQLDRQQKREGEYYYAP; encoded by the coding sequence ATGGCCAAAGACAGCATCGCCGTCGTCGACCTCGATCGGTGCCAGCCCGACCGGTGTAACTACGAGTGCAAGAACTACTGCCCACCAAACCGCACCGGCAAGGAGTGCATCACGCTCCGGGGCGAAGAGGCCGACGAGGGCCAACCCGAGCAGATCCGCATCTCCGAAGAGATCTGTCTGGGCGAAACCTGCGGCATCTGCGTCGAGAAGTGCCCATTCGACGCTATCGAGATTATCAACCTGCCACAGGAACTCCAGGACGACCCCGCCCACCGCTACGGCGAGAACGCCTTCTCGCTGTACGGCCTCCCCGCTCCACAGGAAGGCCGGGTGACCGGCATCCTCGGACCCAACGGCATCGGGAAGACCACCGCCGTCCGCATCCTGGCCGGCGAACTCGAGCCCAACCTCGGGCGCTTCGAGAATCCACCGGGCTGGGACGATGTGCTCGAGGCCTACCGCGGTACCGAGATCCAGGACTACCTCGAGGCCGTCCGCGACGGGGATCTCTCGGTCGCGCGCAAACCCCAGTACGTCGACCAGATCCCGAAACAGTTCGACGGCAACACCCGCGAACTGCTCGAGCGGACGAACGAGCGCGACGCCCTCGAGTACCTCGTCGAACGGCTGTCGATCGGTCCGGTGATGGACCAATCGATCGACGATCTCTCCGGCGGGGAACTCCAGCGCGTAGCGCTCGCGGCGACGCTCGCTCGCGACACGGACTTCTACTTCCTCGACGAGATCACGCCCTACCTCGACATTGGGCAGCGAGTCACCGCGGCCCGCCTGATCCGGGAACTCGCGGAGGACGAAGGGAAATCGATGCTCGTGGTCGAACACGACCTCGCCGTCCTCGACTTGCTCGCCGACACCCTCCACGTCGCCTACGGTGAGCCCGGCGCCTACGGTGTCATCACGACACCCAAGTCGGTCCGTAACGGCATCAACGAGTACCTCGCGGGCTACCTCGAGAACGAGAACATGCGGATCCGGCCGAATCCGATCGAGTTCGAGGAACACGCCCCCCGGAGCGCCACCCGCGGGGACACCCTCGTCGAGTACCCCGATCTCGTCAAGTCCTACGGCGACGGTGAGTTCTCGCTCAAGGTCGAGGGCGGCGAAATTCGGAAGAATGAGGTGCTCGGCGTCGTCGGGCCGAACGGCATCGGGAAGTCGACCTTCGCGAAGTTGTTGACCGGCGCGCTCGAACCCGACGAAGGTGAGGCCGAGTTGGACCTCGAGATATCCTACAAGCCCCAGTACGTCACCATCGACCAGCCGATGCGCGTCGACGCGTTTCTCGCTTCGATCACCGACCAGTTCGGCTCCTCGTATTGGAACACCGAAATCGCGGGGCCGCTCCAACTCGAGCGGATCATGGAACAGAGCCTCTCGGACCTCTCGGGCGGGGAGCGCCAGCGGGTTGCTATCGCGGCCTGCCTCTCCGACTCGGCTGACCTCTATCTACTCGACGAGCCCTCGGCTCACCTCGACGTCGAACAGCGAGTCCAGGCCACGCGAGCTATTCGGCGCTACGCCGAACAGCAAGACGCTACCGTCCTGGTCATCGACCACGACATCTACATGATCGACCTGCTGGCCGACCGCCTGATGGTCTTCGACGGCGAGCCGGCCGTCCACGGTCGCGCGGGGACCCCCCAGTCGATGCGCGGCGGCATGAACGAGTTCCTGGCGAACCTCGAGGTGACGTTCCGCCGGGACGAGCGGACTTCGCGCCCGCGGATCAACAAGCCGGACTCCCAGCTCGACAGGCAACAGAAGCGCGAGGGCGAGTACTACTACGCGCCCTGA
- a CDS encoding Tfx family DNA-binding protein has translation MIEDAEEILEEVGFDPEASVLTHRQAQVLALRERGFSQASIADALGTSRANVSSVEGSARDNLERARETIAFAEALRAPVRVQVEAGTDLYDVPEAVYAACDEAGVKVEYTAPDLMKVVSDAAGDAVTGRQVATDLVVGVTSGGSVRVRQSD, from the coding sequence GTGATCGAGGACGCCGAGGAAATCCTCGAGGAGGTCGGCTTCGACCCCGAGGCGAGCGTCCTCACCCACCGCCAGGCCCAGGTGCTGGCGCTCCGCGAGCGTGGCTTCTCCCAGGCGTCGATTGCCGACGCACTCGGGACCTCTCGCGCCAACGTCTCCTCGGTCGAGGGGAGCGCCCGCGACAACCTCGAGCGCGCGCGCGAGACCATCGCGTTCGCCGAGGCGTTGCGAGCGCCGGTTCGCGTGCAAGTCGAAGCGGGAACGGACCTCTACGACGTCCCCGAGGCGGTCTATGCAGCCTGTGATGAGGCGGGCGTCAAGGTCGAGTACACCGCGCCGGACCTGATGAAGGTGGTTTCGGACGCCGCGGGCGACGCGGTGACGGGTCGACAGGTAGCGACGGACCTCGTCGTTGGGGTTACGAGCGGTGGATCGGTTCGGGTTCGTCAGTCCGACTGA
- a CDS encoding YMGG-like glycine zipper-containing protein, giving the protein MSRARYAAMGAAVGAFLGGLLGKQTASTGAALGALVGATFGEHRPTVQSRFDELKSGSGSNVRGLRSRGTDVEE; this is encoded by the coding sequence ATGAGCCGCGCACGCTACGCCGCGATGGGCGCCGCCGTCGGCGCCTTCCTGGGTGGACTACTGGGCAAACAGACCGCGAGCACCGGGGCCGCCCTCGGCGCGCTGGTCGGCGCGACCTTCGGCGAACATCGTCCGACCGTCCAGTCGCGCTTCGACGAACTGAAATCCGGCAGTGGGTCCAACGTTCGCGGACTGCGGTCTCGAGGTACCGACGTCGAGGAGTAA
- a CDS encoding SDR family oxidoreductase has product MDLDVDGNAALVTASSSGLGLASATVLARQGANVAICGRNEERLETAREHVDAQGDGEVLAKQTDLTDPDQVSDLVATTAEAFGGIDHLVTSAGGPPSTTFLETSEREWYQAYDLLVMSVVWTIEEAHPHLLESDEGSIVCVTSRTVQEVADGLLLSNAVRRAVIGLVKTVSREFAPEIRANAVLPGTIETPRIEELIEARVENGTYEDYESGLEAMANDIPMGRIGDPEELGEVVAFLSSPHASFVTGVEVPIDGGLLRS; this is encoded by the coding sequence ATGGACCTCGACGTCGACGGCAACGCGGCACTAGTAACGGCATCCTCGAGCGGCCTCGGCCTGGCGAGTGCGACGGTGCTCGCCCGACAGGGTGCGAACGTCGCCATCTGCGGGCGCAACGAGGAACGACTCGAGACGGCTCGCGAGCACGTCGATGCGCAGGGAGACGGCGAGGTACTCGCGAAGCAGACCGACCTCACGGACCCAGATCAGGTATCGGACCTGGTCGCGACCACCGCGGAGGCCTTCGGCGGCATCGACCACCTGGTCACCTCCGCGGGCGGCCCACCGAGCACGACCTTCCTGGAGACGAGCGAGCGCGAGTGGTACCAGGCCTACGACCTGCTGGTGATGAGCGTCGTCTGGACGATCGAGGAGGCCCACCCGCACCTGCTCGAGTCCGACGAGGGATCGATCGTCTGTGTCACCTCCCGGACGGTCCAGGAGGTCGCCGACGGCCTCTTGCTCTCGAACGCGGTCCGCCGGGCGGTCATCGGCCTCGTCAAGACCGTCTCGCGGGAGTTCGCGCCCGAGATCCGGGCGAATGCGGTTCTGCCGGGAACCATCGAAACGCCTCGCATCGAGGAACTGATCGAAGCCCGCGTCGAGAACGGCACCTACGAGGACTACGAGTCGGGTCTCGAGGCGATGGCCAACGACATCCCGATGGGACGGATTGGCGACCCCGAGGAACTTGGGGAGGTAGTAGCCTTCCTCTCGAGTCCGCACGCGAGTTTCGTTACCGGCGTCGAAGTGCCAATCGACGGTGGGCTGTTGCGGAGCTAG
- a CDS encoding UPF0146 family protein, with protein sequence MVRFHRDRDRDRPQNRDALVGELETYERLLEVGIGRRTAIAEALLETGCAVVATDVHLRETPEGVRFVIDDVTDPDLETYADADAIYALNLPPELHRPVLEVARAVDADLLFTTLGGDPPLVPVERVSLPRETLFVSRRGKHRPGDSH encoded by the coding sequence GTGGTACGCTTTCACCGGGACCGAGACAGAGACCGGCCCCAGAACCGGGACGCGCTCGTGGGAGAACTCGAGACTTACGAGCGACTGCTCGAGGTCGGAATCGGACGGCGCACGGCGATCGCCGAGGCGCTCCTCGAGACCGGGTGTGCGGTCGTCGCGACGGACGTTCACCTGCGCGAGACTCCCGAGGGAGTACGGTTCGTGATCGACGACGTCACCGATCCCGACCTCGAGACCTATGCTGACGCCGACGCCATCTACGCGCTGAACCTCCCACCGGAACTACACCGGCCGGTGCTCGAGGTCGCTCGCGCGGTTGATGCCGACTTACTGTTCACGACGCTGGGCGGCGACCCGCCGCTGGTACCCGTCGAGCGGGTGTCGCTGCCTCGAGAGACGTTGTTCGTCTCGCGGCGGGGAAAACACCGTCCCGGCGACAGCCACTGA
- a CDS encoding archaemetzincin family Zn-dependent metalloprotease, whose amino-acid sequence MLVDIVPVGSVPANVKREASAALRSVYDCDVTVNDAQSIPNGAYDSGRNQYSAETFIQLAERVGRGEKNIAVTPHDLFYRRRNYVFGLAYLDGSGSVVSTYRLQTSSDGGFSNKSASDIFQDRIRKEIVHEIGHTYGLEHCDNQRCVMNFSPTVREVDIKEEHLCGSCQRLIG is encoded by the coding sequence ATGCTCGTCGACATCGTGCCGGTCGGGTCCGTTCCCGCGAACGTCAAGCGGGAGGCCTCCGCGGCGCTCCGGTCGGTCTACGACTGCGACGTCACGGTCAACGATGCCCAGTCGATCCCGAACGGCGCGTACGACTCCGGGCGCAACCAGTACAGCGCCGAGACGTTCATCCAGCTGGCCGAGCGCGTCGGCCGGGGCGAGAAGAACATCGCCGTCACCCCCCACGACCTCTTCTACCGCCGGCGCAACTACGTCTTCGGCCTCGCCTACCTCGACGGAAGCGGCAGCGTCGTCTCGACCTATCGCCTGCAGACCTCGAGCGACGGCGGCTTCTCGAACAAGAGCGCGAGCGACATCTTCCAGGACCGTATCCGCAAGGAGATTGTCCACGAAATCGGCCACACCTACGGGCTCGAACACTGTGACAACCAGCGCTGCGTGATGAACTTCTCGCCCACGGTCCGGGAGGTCGACATCAAGGAAGAACACCTCTGTGGGAGCTGTCAGCGGTTGATCGGTTGA
- a CDS encoding efflux RND transporter permease subunit yields MDGIGKLAVVLVVIGAVLLAGPVFGFTTISADRGVSVNTASDPNGLLGVIDNSAAGSADVVPSNNQRGEVFHIDDNAGLFDVNDVTINEVRFNGQETNLDAQVETDGTNGDYAVVVTCGTSNLKDQGTLTVDLTASSSVTVDLERTTGAEIDVNCRGGGNGNNDPPGLEVTSVDSVQGGVVEFTVNNTGGKIDITEVSVTRTSTAATEISQGNQAGEVIVNGGAGNTETASASPWEIRDQIVEFDNGNGKRVTLETGNLATVTIDAFVNESGEEVSMDDAEIDMTFYGKNGESDSVTVTISCDSESTNCEP; encoded by the coding sequence ATGGATGGGATCGGAAAACTCGCGGTCGTCCTCGTGGTCATAGGCGCAGTATTACTGGCTGGACCGGTCTTCGGATTCACGACGATTAGCGCTGATCGCGGCGTCTCCGTGAACACAGCCTCAGACCCGAACGGGTTACTTGGTGTCATCGATAACTCGGCTGCGGGGAGCGCAGACGTTGTCCCCTCGAATAATCAGCGGGGCGAAGTCTTCCACATCGATGATAACGCTGGACTGTTCGACGTTAACGACGTGACTATTAATGAGGTTAGGTTCAACGGCCAGGAGACGAACCTTGATGCCCAGGTCGAGACCGACGGCACCAACGGTGACTACGCCGTCGTCGTGACGTGTGGAACGTCAAATCTCAAGGATCAGGGAACGCTCACCGTCGATCTGACGGCTTCGAGCAGCGTGACCGTCGACCTCGAGCGAACCACAGGCGCGGAAATCGACGTGAACTGTCGCGGCGGCGGTAACGGAAACAACGATCCGCCGGGGCTGGAGGTCACCAGCGTCGATTCCGTTCAGGGAGGCGTCGTCGAGTTTACGGTCAATAACACCGGCGGTAAAATCGACATCACAGAAGTCTCGGTTACGAGGACATCGACGGCGGCGACCGAGATTTCGCAAGGGAATCAAGCTGGAGAAGTAATCGTCAACGGCGGAGCCGGCAATACCGAAACGGCATCAGCTAGTCCCTGGGAGATTAGAGATCAGATCGTCGAGTTTGACAACGGAAACGGGAAACGAGTTACCCTCGAGACTGGGAATCTTGCCACCGTGACGATCGACGCGTTCGTCAACGAGAGCGGCGAGGAGGTTTCGATGGACGACGCAGAGATTGATATGACGTTTTACGGCAAGAACGGCGAGTCCGATAGCGTAACCGTCACTATCTCCTGTGACAGTGAATCGACGAACTGCGAGCCGTAA